The sequence GGGGTCTCGCCCAGCCGGCCAGCCACCACCTGGATGTCTTTTTCCACAGCCTGGCTACCCTGCAAAGCCTGGAGGCCATCCTGGCGGCGCCGGAGCGATTCTTCCGGCCGGGCCAGGTGCCGGCCGCCCGGAACCTGGCCGCTTCGGCTGCGGCGAGGCGCCTCCTCGCCCACGCCGCCCTCCTGCACGATCTCGGTAAGGTGCCTACCGCCGGCCGGGCGGGCGAGCGGATCACCTTCTACAGCCACGACCGGGTGGGCGGCGAGCTGGTGGCGGCGGTGGCCGAGCGCCTGCGCTGGAGCCGGGCGGACAGCCGGCGGCTGGTGCGGCTGGTGGCCGGCCACATGTGGCCCTTTCACCTGGCCAACGTTCGCCGCCGGACCGGCAGTGTCACCCCCCGGGCCGGCCTGCGCCTGGTGAAGGCCCATGGCGACGACCTGGCCAGCCTTTTTGTCCTGGCCATGGCAGATGCCCAGGCCGGCCAGGGCCCGGACAAGCCGGCTGACACCGAGGCCGCCCTGGCCGCCCTGTTCGCCGAGGTGGATACCCTGGCCCGGGAGCGGGTGCGGCCGGTGCTGGCCCAGCCGCGGCTCCTCACCGGCCGGCATCTCATCGACCTCTTCGGCCTTGCCCCGGGGCCGATCTTCGCCCGCATCCTCCAGGCCTTGGAAGAGGCCCAGGTGGACGGCCGCATCCGCACCCGGCAGCAGGCGGAGGCCTTTGTCCGGGACTGGCTGGCCCGCCCCGGCGCTAAACCGGAAGATGTTGCTGTCTTGCGGCCGGCTCGTGGATGATAGGGGCTTGCTGGCCCACAGGTCCAGAGGTACATGTCCATAGCGTCCAGGCCGTCCATGTTGTCCAACCCTTGACCCTGCGAAATCGCCCATGCCGAGCCCCACCTGCCCCAGCCGTCCCCCGCGTCGCCGGCCAGCCGATCCTCCGGCCATCTCCGAGCTGGTCGCCGTGCGTCCTGGCCAGGACGACGAGACCATGGCCCGCATCATCTTCCACAACATCCTCTCCTTCCTGGGCCGGGATCCGGAGCGGGCCAGTTCCCGGGAGTGCTGCATGGCGGTCATCTACGCCCTCCGGGACGTGCTGGTGGAAAAATGGATCCAGACCCAGAAGAGCTACTACGCCCGGGCCCGGAAACGGGTCTACTACCTGTCCATGGAGTTTCTGATCGGCCGCTCTCTGGGCAACAGCCTGGTCAACCTGGGCCTGGACGGGGACATCGGCCGGGTGCTGGAGAAGATGGGCTTCCTCCTGGAGGAGGTGCGGGAGGCGGAGGAGGAGGCCGGCCTGGGCAACGGCGGCCTGGGCCGCCTGGCCGCCTGTTTCCTGGACTCCATCGCCACCCTGGGCATTCCGGCCTACGGCTACGGCATTCGCTACGAGTTTGGCCTGTTCCACCAGCGGTTCGTGAACGGCTATCAGGTGGAGAACCCGGACAACTGGCGCCGGGCCGGCTCGCCTTGGGAATTCGAGCGGCCGCACCACCTCTACCCGGTGCACTTCGGCGGCCGGGTCCAGGAGGGCGTCGACCGCCAGGGCCGCTACCAGGCCCGCTGGGTGGATACCGAGGTGGTGATGGCCATGGCCTGTGACCTCCTGGTGCCTGGCTTCCGGAACGACAACGTCATCAACATGCG is a genomic window of Thermodesulfobacteriota bacterium containing:
- a CDS encoding HD domain-containing protein, translated to MEPTQMYRLVQGAGAVPLLDRDPLIDYPPVLLDSLAAMATSFAVAVFLTGGVVRDWLAGRKPCDLDLTVPGQALDCARWLASRLGGTFVPLDEGEGVARVVWQGLTIDLGGFREGTASIEADLARRDFTINALGLAFDPGRRRLAEPRALIDPTGGLADLRARRLRLCHPGALAADPLRALRAYRFMACLDLSMEAATGERIAGAVETIRTVAGERIRHELDLLMASGRAASAVAAMAESRLLDALLPELACARGLAQPASHHLDVFFHSLATLQSLEAILAAPERFFRPGQVPAARNLAASAAARRLLAHAALLHDLGKVPTAGRAGERITFYSHDRVGGELVAAVAERLRWSRADSRRLVRLVAGHMWPFHLANVRRRTGSVTPRAGLRLVKAHGDDLASLFVLAMADAQAGQGPDKPADTEAALAALFAEVDTLARERVRPVLAQPRLLTGRHLIDLFGLAPGPIFARILQALEEAQVDGRIRTRQQAEAFVRDWLARPGAKPEDVAVLRPARG